One window from the genome of Nocardioides panaciterrulae encodes:
- a CDS encoding MBL fold metallo-hydrolase, whose amino-acid sequence MPSPSLTFLGATGTVTGSRFLVEHDDARVLVDCGLYQGLADLRHRNWEPLPVDPATVDAVVVTHAHLDHCGYLPRLVREGFTGPIVCTEDTAELATIVLRDSARLQEEDAGYANEVGYSKHRPALPLYDSSDVEKTLPLIRPTAFDDPVEVAAGMVATLRPAGHILGSSTVGLEADGGSVLFSGDLGRTGHPLLRPPVDPPACDVVVVESTYGDRRHPPRDPDVLASAVRRTIGRGGSVLIPAFAVDRTELVILELGRLVKAGQIPRVPVFVDSPMALAALAVYRRALFEGSVQLREDVRGVHELLEGEDLHPIHDAAASRRLNRPGKPCIVVSASGMATGGRVVHHLADQLPDPRNTVVLVGYQAVGTRGRALQEGARSLKMHGRYVPVRAEVVDVHDFSVHADADETIRWLGRAPTPPENVYVVHGEPAATRTLADRIVDELGWCAVVPRYGERVTLSPRSGTRGR is encoded by the coding sequence ATGCCCAGCCCTTCTCTCACCTTCCTGGGTGCGACCGGCACCGTGACCGGCAGCCGGTTCCTGGTCGAGCACGACGACGCCCGGGTCCTCGTCGACTGCGGCCTCTACCAGGGGCTCGCCGACCTGCGGCACCGCAACTGGGAGCCGCTCCCGGTCGACCCGGCGACGGTCGACGCGGTGGTGGTCACCCACGCGCACCTCGACCACTGCGGCTACCTGCCGCGGCTGGTGCGTGAGGGGTTCACCGGACCGATCGTGTGCACCGAGGACACCGCCGAGCTCGCGACGATCGTGCTGCGCGACAGCGCCCGGCTCCAGGAGGAGGACGCGGGCTACGCCAACGAGGTGGGCTACTCCAAGCACCGACCCGCGCTGCCGTTATACGACAGCTCCGATGTGGAGAAGACGCTGCCCCTGATCCGACCCACGGCCTTCGACGACCCCGTCGAGGTCGCGGCCGGAATGGTGGCCACGCTGCGGCCCGCCGGCCACATCCTCGGCTCCTCGACCGTCGGTCTGGAGGCCGACGGCGGGTCGGTGCTGTTCAGTGGGGACCTCGGCCGCACCGGCCATCCGCTGCTGCGGCCGCCGGTGGACCCGCCCGCGTGCGACGTGGTGGTCGTCGAGTCGACGTACGGCGACCGCCGCCACCCACCGCGGGACCCCGACGTGCTGGCGAGCGCGGTCCGGCGGACCATCGGCCGTGGGGGCAGCGTGCTGATCCCGGCGTTCGCCGTCGACCGCACCGAGCTGGTCATCCTCGAGCTAGGCCGGCTGGTGAAGGCCGGGCAGATCCCGCGCGTCCCGGTCTTCGTCGACAGCCCGATGGCGCTCGCGGCCCTGGCCGTCTACCGGCGGGCCCTCTTCGAGGGCTCGGTGCAGCTGCGCGAGGACGTGCGGGGCGTGCACGAGCTGCTCGAGGGCGAGGACCTGCACCCCATCCACGACGCAGCCGCGTCCCGACGGCTCAACCGGCCGGGGAAGCCGTGCATCGTCGTCTCTGCTTCCGGGATGGCGACCGGGGGACGGGTGGTGCACCATCTCGCCGACCAGCTGCCGGACCCGCGCAACACGGTGGTGCTGGTCGGCTACCAGGCGGTGGGCACCCGAGGCCGCGCCCTGCAGGAAGGGGCCCGCTCCCTCAAGATGCACGGGCGCTACGTGCCGGTGCGGGCCGAGGTGGTCGACGTGCACGACTTCTCGGTGCACGCCGACGCCGACGAGACGATCCGGTGGCTCGGGCGGGCCCCGACCCCTCCCGAGAACGTGTACGTCGTGCACGGCGAGCCGGCCGCGACCCGGACGCTGGCCGACCGCATCGTCGACGAGCTCGGCTGGTGCGCGGTCGTGCCGCGCTACGGCGAGCGGGTGACGCTCAGTCCCCGAAGCGGAACGCGCGGCCGCTGA
- a CDS encoding hemolysin family protein: protein MNAWLLIAAALLLIAACGVFVAAEFSFVTVDRSRVEQAAAEGDAGARGLQQALRTLSTQLSGAQVGITVTNLAIGFLAEPAVAALIEDPLAGVGMPQGAVAPVAVTVGLVVSSVLTMIFGELVPKNLALAKPMEVARATQRFQRGFTAVNRLPIRILNGSANAAVRRLGIEPQEELRSARSSTELASLIQRSADQGTLDADTAELMERSVEFGSRTAGEIMTPRVRTVGVDENDRASDVIVLTRQTGHSRFPVLDSEENVVGTVHVKNAVAQPVHERATTKVKHLMAKPIVVPDSLRLDPLLALLRGDGFQMAMVLDEYGGHAGIVTLEDVIEEIVGDIADEHDRVGARSRQRRDGSWSLSGLLRPDEVEDLTGVELPENEDYDTIAGLVLRALGRLPEVGDLAEVPVPDRSGPDEVRERLAVLTVERMDGRRIDRVGLRVLGEDTPAPPTTQEPGA from the coding sequence ATGAACGCCTGGCTCCTCATCGCCGCGGCCCTGCTGCTGATCGCGGCCTGTGGGGTCTTCGTCGCGGCCGAGTTCTCGTTCGTGACCGTGGACCGCAGCCGGGTCGAGCAGGCGGCCGCCGAGGGGGACGCCGGTGCCCGCGGGCTCCAGCAGGCCCTGCGCACCCTGTCCACCCAGCTCTCCGGCGCCCAGGTGGGCATCACCGTGACCAACCTCGCCATCGGCTTCCTGGCCGAGCCGGCCGTCGCCGCGCTGATCGAGGACCCGCTCGCCGGGGTCGGCATGCCCCAGGGGGCAGTGGCGCCGGTGGCCGTCACGGTCGGCCTGGTCGTCAGCTCGGTGCTGACGATGATCTTCGGTGAGCTGGTGCCGAAGAACCTCGCCCTCGCCAAGCCGATGGAGGTCGCGCGGGCCACCCAGCGCTTCCAGCGCGGCTTCACCGCCGTCAACCGGCTCCCCATCCGGATCCTCAACGGCTCGGCCAACGCGGCGGTGCGCCGCCTCGGCATCGAGCCGCAGGAGGAGCTCCGGTCCGCCCGCAGCTCGACCGAGCTGGCCTCGCTCATCCAGCGCTCGGCCGACCAGGGCACCCTGGACGCCGACACCGCCGAGCTGATGGAGCGCTCGGTGGAGTTCGGCTCGCGCACCGCCGGGGAGATCATGACGCCGCGGGTGCGGACCGTGGGCGTCGACGAGAACGACCGGGCCAGCGACGTGATCGTCCTGACCCGCCAGACCGGGCACTCGCGGTTCCCGGTCCTCGACAGCGAGGAGAACGTGGTCGGGACCGTGCACGTCAAGAACGCGGTCGCGCAGCCGGTCCACGAGCGGGCGACCACCAAGGTCAAGCACCTGATGGCCAAGCCGATCGTCGTTCCGGACTCGCTGCGCCTGGACCCGCTGCTCGCCCTGCTGCGTGGGGACGGCTTCCAGATGGCCATGGTCCTCGACGAGTACGGCGGCCACGCCGGGATCGTGACCCTCGAGGACGTGATCGAGGAGATCGTGGGCGACATCGCCGACGAGCACGACCGGGTCGGCGCTCGCAGCCGCCAGCGACGCGACGGCAGCTGGTCGTTGTCCGGGCTGCTGCGCCCCGACGAGGTCGAGGACCTCACCGGCGTGGAGCTGCCCGAGAACGAGGACTACGACACGATCGCCGGGCTGGTGCTGCGCGCCCTGGGCCGGCTGCCCGAGGTCGGTGACCTCGCCGAGGTCCCCGTCCCGGACCGGTCCGGCCCCGACGAGGTCCGCGAACGGCTGGCGGTGCTGACGGTGGAGCGGATGGACGGCCGGCGGATCGACCGGGTCGGCCTGCGCGTGCTCGGCGAGGACACCCCGGCCCCGCCGACGACACAGGAGCCCGGCGCATGA
- a CDS encoding pyridoxamine 5'-phosphate oxidase family protein, protein MGYHDERITVLSTAQCWELLRAGRFGRLAYRLGTEVNLVPVNYGVDGDTLLFRTAEGDKLLGVVMHPDVVFEIDEHDGEQAHSVVVRGTARRLEEDEEHRADDIGLESWLGTVKYNVVEIRPASLSGRAFRFGD, encoded by the coding sequence ATGGGCTACCACGACGAGCGCATCACCGTGCTGTCCACCGCGCAGTGCTGGGAGCTGCTGCGCGCCGGCCGGTTCGGTCGGCTCGCCTACCGGCTCGGCACGGAGGTGAACCTCGTGCCGGTGAACTACGGCGTCGACGGGGACACGCTGCTGTTCCGGACCGCCGAGGGCGACAAGCTGCTCGGCGTGGTCATGCACCCCGACGTGGTCTTCGAGATCGACGAGCACGACGGGGAGCAGGCCCACAGCGTGGTGGTCCGCGGTACGGCCCGAAGGCTCGAGGAGGACGAGGAGCACCGTGCCGACGACATCGGCCTGGAGTCCTGGCTCGGGACCGTGAAGTACAACGTGGTCGAGATCCGCCCGGCGTCCCTCAGCGGCCGCGCGTTCCGCTTCGGGGACTGA
- a CDS encoding MerR family transcriptional regulator — MYTIKQASRLTGVSQASLRAWERRYGVVVPQRNESGYRLYDEEAVSALSTMRRLVDDGWSPAEAADAVRRGTAPAVRDEVAGRETSDGLHQSNAVTCMQRFLSSAAQMDTAGIEESLDGGFALGSFEHVVDSWLFPTLEALGEGWARGEIDIAGEHAASHAVQRRLSAAFDAAGSRSRGPAVVVGLPSGSQHDLGALAFATAIRRRGMDVLYLGANVPVSSWEAAVRSREAKAAVLSVVTPEDRPAAVAVAERLLSQAPVPVVCAGGASAANLAGGVQTLASSIGSAAWELDQHVHRTDD, encoded by the coding sequence ATGTACACGATCAAGCAGGCTTCCCGGCTCACCGGTGTATCCCAGGCGTCCCTGCGCGCCTGGGAGAGGCGCTACGGCGTGGTCGTACCGCAGCGGAACGAGTCGGGGTACCGCCTCTACGACGAGGAGGCCGTGTCGGCCCTCTCGACGATGCGACGGCTTGTGGACGACGGCTGGTCGCCGGCGGAGGCTGCCGACGCGGTTCGCAGAGGAACGGCCCCTGCCGTCCGGGACGAGGTGGCCGGTCGTGAGACCTCCGACGGTCTCCACCAATCCAACGCGGTCACCTGCATGCAACGGTTCCTGTCCTCGGCAGCACAGATGGACACAGCGGGAATCGAGGAGAGCCTTGATGGAGGTTTCGCGCTCGGATCGTTCGAGCACGTGGTCGACTCGTGGCTGTTCCCCACCCTCGAGGCACTCGGCGAGGGCTGGGCGCGCGGCGAGATCGACATTGCTGGGGAGCACGCGGCCAGCCACGCGGTCCAACGACGACTCTCGGCCGCGTTCGACGCGGCCGGCAGCAGGTCCAGAGGACCGGCGGTCGTGGTCGGCCTGCCCTCGGGCAGCCAGCACGACCTCGGCGCCCTGGCGTTTGCCACCGCGATCCGCAGGAGGGGCATGGACGTCCTCTACCTCGGCGCGAATGTGCCGGTGAGCAGCTGGGAGGCGGCGGTCCGTAGCCGCGAAGCCAAAGCGGCGGTCTTGTCTGTCGTCACTCCCGAGGACCGCCCGGCCGCGGTTGCGGTGGCCGAGAGGCTGCTCAGCCAGGCCCCTGTTCCGGTCGTGTGCGCCGGTGGAGCATCCGCGGCGAACCTTGCTGGTGGAGTCCAGACGCTGGCATCGAGCATCGGGTCAGCAGCCTGGGAGCTCGACCAGCACGTGCACCGAACCGATGACTAG
- a CDS encoding NAD(P)-dependent oxidoreductase: protein MTHQPTVALLGIGTMGAGMARNIAAAGLPLRVWNRTREKADALADVATVAGTVKEAVSGADVVVTMLYDADSVAATMEEARGHLADDAVWLQQSTVGVAGTERLAELAADLGVAMVDAPVLGTRKPAEDGALVVLASGPEHTRDRVAPVLDAIGSKTLWIGEVGAGSRLKLAANAWVFTVVEGVAESLALTRELGLDPALFLETIKGGALDAPYVQVKGGAMLEGSFDPAFALGGALKDAELILEAAGGVGLDLGLLPGIRAHFARAVEAGHGDQDMAATWLEH from the coding sequence ATGACCCACCAGCCCACCGTCGCACTCCTCGGCATCGGCACCATGGGCGCTGGCATGGCCCGCAACATCGCCGCTGCGGGCCTGCCCCTGCGGGTGTGGAACCGCACCCGCGAGAAGGCCGACGCGCTCGCCGACGTCGCCACCGTGGCGGGCACCGTCAAGGAGGCCGTGAGCGGCGCGGACGTGGTCGTGACGATGCTGTACGACGCCGACAGCGTGGCCGCCACCATGGAGGAGGCGCGCGGGCACCTCGCCGACGACGCGGTGTGGCTGCAGCAGAGCACGGTGGGCGTCGCCGGGACCGAGCGGCTCGCCGAGCTCGCCGCCGACCTCGGTGTGGCGATGGTCGACGCGCCCGTGCTCGGCACCAGGAAGCCCGCGGAGGACGGTGCCCTGGTGGTGCTGGCCTCGGGCCCCGAGCACACCCGGGACCGGGTCGCCCCGGTGCTGGACGCGATCGGCAGCAAGACCCTGTGGATCGGCGAGGTCGGCGCCGGGTCCCGGCTCAAGCTGGCCGCCAACGCCTGGGTCTTCACGGTCGTCGAGGGGGTCGCGGAGTCCCTGGCCCTCACCCGCGAGCTCGGGCTCGACCCGGCGCTGTTCCTGGAGACGATCAAGGGCGGGGCCCTGGACGCGCCGTACGTCCAGGTCAAGGGCGGCGCGATGCTCGAGGGGTCCTTCGACCCGGCCTTCGCGCTGGGCGGTGCGCTCAAGGACGCCGAGCTGATCCTGGAGGCGGCCGGCGGGGTCGGACTCGACCTCGGGCTGCTGCCCGGCATCCGTGCCCACTTCGCCCGGGCCGTCGAGGCCGGGCACGGTGACCAGGACATGGCCGCGACCTGGCTCGAGCACTGA
- a CDS encoding TerC/Alx family metal homeostasis membrane protein, with protein MDVPLWAWAAVLAVILVMLVVDLLAHRTAHVVSVREAAAWTAVWVSLGLAFGGVVWWAYGSQAGGEYFAGYLIEKSLAVDNVFVFALIFSYFAVPREYQHRVLFYGVLGALVFRAVFIAGGAVVIEQFAWVLYLFGAFLVFTGWKMFTHRNQEMDPSRNPVLRLVRRRVPSTEEYHGQKFWVRKAGHWVATPLFTVLVLVETTDIIFAVDSIPAIFAVTQEPFLVFTSNAFAILGLRAMYFLLADLIHRFVYLKAGLAAILVLVGVKMLLLDVWKVPIWLSLAGIATILAVAIGLSLRATRDRSGGGRRREAA; from the coding sequence GTGGATGTTCCCCTGTGGGCCTGGGCGGCGGTCCTCGCAGTCATTCTCGTCATGCTGGTGGTGGACCTGCTGGCCCATCGCACCGCGCACGTCGTCTCCGTCAGGGAGGCGGCCGCCTGGACGGCGGTCTGGGTCTCCCTTGGCCTCGCCTTCGGTGGTGTGGTGTGGTGGGCCTACGGCTCCCAGGCGGGTGGTGAGTACTTCGCTGGCTATCTCATCGAGAAGTCGCTGGCGGTCGACAACGTCTTCGTCTTCGCGCTGATCTTCAGCTACTTCGCGGTGCCCCGGGAGTACCAGCACCGGGTCCTGTTCTACGGGGTGCTCGGCGCACTGGTGTTCCGGGCGGTCTTCATCGCGGGTGGCGCTGTCGTCATCGAGCAGTTCGCCTGGGTGCTCTACCTCTTCGGCGCCTTCCTGGTGTTCACGGGCTGGAAGATGTTCACCCACCGCAACCAGGAGATGGACCCCTCCCGCAACCCCGTCCTGCGGCTGGTCCGCCGCCGAGTGCCCAGCACCGAGGAGTACCACGGTCAGAAGTTCTGGGTGAGGAAGGCGGGACACTGGGTCGCGACCCCGCTGTTCACCGTGTTGGTGCTCGTCGAGACCACCGACATCATCTTCGCAGTCGACTCCATCCCCGCCATCTTCGCGGTCACCCAGGAGCCCTTCCTGGTGTTCACCAGCAACGCGTTCGCCATCCTCGGACTCCGGGCGATGTACTTCCTGCTCGCCGATCTCATCCACCGGTTCGTCTATCTCAAGGCCGGTCTCGCCGCGATCCTCGTCCTGGTCGGCGTGAAGATGCTGCTCCTGGATGTGTGGAAGGTGCCGATCTGGCTGTCCCTGGCGGGGATCGCCACCATCCTCGCCGTAGCCATCGGGCTGAGCCTGCGGGCAACCCGAGACCGGTCAGGCGGTGGTCGACGTCGAGAAGCGGCTTGA
- a CDS encoding MarR family transcriptional regulator, which produces MNGGQWTFLSNHGHVLVSLARDPDTRTRDVAEAVGITERAVQQLVHDLVEQGYVEKTKVGRRNRYTVVRGAHLRHQEVSRVTLGELLDLLVPTTPARSRRSSKK; this is translated from the coding sequence GTGAATGGCGGCCAATGGACCTTCCTGTCCAACCACGGGCACGTGTTGGTCTCGCTTGCCCGGGATCCGGACACCCGCACGCGCGATGTGGCAGAAGCGGTCGGGATCACCGAGCGGGCCGTGCAGCAGCTCGTCCACGACCTGGTGGAGCAGGGATACGTCGAGAAGACGAAGGTGGGCAGGCGAAACCGCTACACCGTCGTCCGAGGGGCCCATCTCCGGCACCAAGAGGTTTCTCGCGTCACCCTGGGTGAGTTACTGGATCTGCTGGTGCCGACAACCCCTGCTCGTTCGCGGCGGTCCTCGAAGAAGTAA
- a CDS encoding arylsulfatase, which translates to MAEQPNILAIWGDDIGISNLSCYSQGLMGYRTPNIDRIAEEGALFTDYYGEQSCTAGRAAFICGQNPIRTGLTKVGFPGADIGLRAEDPTIATALRAHGYATGQFGKNHLGDKDEFLPTMHGFDEFFGNLYHLNAEEEPELDDYPAPADFPQFKERFGPRGVVHSWANGDGTQRIEDTGPLTKKRMETVDDEFVAAASGFMRDKAAADQPFFVWFNSTHMHFRTHVKPESKGQAGRWQSEYHDVMIDHDKQVGELLDLVDELGIAENTIVVYSTDNGPHTNSWPDAGTTPFRGEKNTNWEGAYRVPAVVRWPGRIAAGTVLNGIFAHNDWFPTFLAAAGVPDIAEQLRGRAELGATTYKVHLDGHNQLPYLTGVVDQSPRSFFFYVSDDGDLTAVRYDNWKLVFKEQRCEGTLRIWAEPFTELRVPLVFNLRTDPYERANITSNTYYDWLLDHAFLVLPAQAFVMQMMQTLAEFPPRQKPASFGLEQVLEKLQQGLPSA; encoded by the coding sequence ATGGCCGAGCAACCCAACATCCTGGCGATCTGGGGCGACGACATCGGGATCAGCAACCTGAGCTGCTACAGCCAGGGGCTGATGGGCTACCGGACGCCGAACATCGACCGGATCGCCGAGGAGGGTGCGCTCTTCACCGACTACTACGGTGAGCAGAGCTGCACTGCCGGTCGGGCGGCGTTCATCTGCGGCCAGAACCCGATCCGCACCGGCCTCACCAAGGTCGGCTTCCCGGGTGCCGACATCGGGCTCCGCGCCGAGGACCCGACGATCGCTACCGCCCTGAGGGCGCACGGGTATGCGACGGGTCAGTTCGGCAAGAACCACCTCGGGGACAAGGACGAGTTCCTGCCGACCATGCACGGCTTCGACGAGTTCTTCGGCAACCTCTACCACCTCAACGCCGAGGAGGAGCCCGAGCTCGACGATTACCCCGCCCCTGCTGACTTCCCGCAGTTCAAGGAGAGGTTCGGTCCGCGCGGCGTCGTCCACTCCTGGGCGAACGGCGACGGTACGCAACGGATCGAGGACACCGGGCCGCTCACGAAGAAGCGGATGGAGACCGTGGACGACGAGTTCGTCGCCGCTGCCTCCGGCTTCATGCGCGACAAGGCGGCGGCCGATCAGCCCTTCTTCGTCTGGTTCAACTCCACGCACATGCACTTCCGCACGCACGTGAAGCCTGAGAGCAAGGGGCAGGCGGGGCGGTGGCAGTCGGAGTACCACGACGTGATGATCGACCACGACAAGCAGGTCGGTGAGCTGCTCGATCTTGTCGACGAGCTGGGGATCGCCGAGAACACCATCGTCGTCTACTCCACCGACAACGGTCCCCACACCAACTCCTGGCCCGATGCCGGGACGACTCCGTTCCGAGGTGAGAAGAACACCAACTGGGAGGGGGCCTACCGCGTGCCGGCGGTCGTCCGCTGGCCGGGACGCATTGCGGCGGGCACGGTCCTCAACGGCATCTTCGCTCACAACGACTGGTTCCCGACCTTCCTCGCGGCCGCGGGGGTGCCCGACATCGCCGAGCAACTGAGAGGCCGCGCCGAACTCGGGGCAACGACGTACAAGGTGCACCTCGACGGTCACAACCAGCTGCCCTACCTGACCGGTGTGGTGGACCAGAGCCCGCGTTCGTTCTTCTTCTACGTCTCCGATGACGGAGATCTGACCGCGGTGCGCTACGACAACTGGAAGCTGGTGTTCAAGGAGCAGCGCTGTGAAGGCACGCTGCGCATCTGGGCCGAGCCGTTCACCGAGCTTCGGGTCCCGCTGGTCTTCAACCTGCGTACCGACCCGTACGAGCGCGCGAACATCACCTCGAACACCTACTACGACTGGCTGCTCGACCACGCGTTCCTGGTGCTGCCCGCCCAGGCGTTCGTCATGCAGATGATGCAGACCCTGGCCGAGTTCCCGCCGCGGCAGAAACCGGCCAGCTTCGGCCTGGAGCAGGTCCTCGAGAAGCTGCAGCAGGGTCTGCCCAGCGCATGA
- a CDS encoding diacylglycerol kinase yields the protein MKVVFAGLSFAVRHDFSVAYKVVLSLVLVVGAAALQRWVDFVVIVLATGVVLTAELFNSAVEGVCDFMETGPDERIGAIKDVAAAAVGVSILVWLVVVAYEGVQLLDPH from the coding sequence GTGAAGGTGGTCTTCGCCGGTCTGAGCTTCGCGGTCCGCCACGACTTCTCGGTGGCCTACAAGGTGGTGTTGTCCCTGGTGCTCGTCGTGGGGGCGGCGGCCCTCCAGCGGTGGGTCGACTTCGTGGTGATCGTCCTGGCCACCGGGGTGGTGTTGACGGCGGAGTTGTTCAACAGTGCCGTGGAGGGCGTGTGTGACTTCATGGAGACAGGTCCTGACGAGCGAATCGGCGCGATCAAGGATGTTGCGGCTGCGGCCGTCGGGGTCAGCATCCTGGTCTGGTTGGTGGTCGTGGCTTATGAGGGTGTTCAGCTGCTCGACCCCCATTGA
- a CDS encoding SOUL family heme-binding protein, whose protein sequence is MTEQQPYVVLEKYPDFELRRYPDHLVAETEVGGAFELAGNVAFPRLARYIGGHNRSSRKMAMTAPVVQEQDPHSRRYVVGFVMPADVSAEDLPDPVDSKVHTRRVPAETAAAVRFSGRWSRRSFEKRTEQLLAALDSAGLDVVGAPRYARFDPPWTPWFLRRNEVVVPVAPGPGRAQGKR, encoded by the coding sequence ATGACCGAGCAGCAGCCGTATGTGGTGCTCGAGAAGTATCCCGACTTCGAGCTGCGTCGCTATCCCGATCACCTCGTCGCCGAGACCGAGGTCGGCGGCGCCTTCGAGCTGGCGGGAAACGTTGCGTTTCCCAGGCTCGCCCGCTACATCGGCGGTCACAACCGGTCTTCGCGCAAGATGGCCATGACCGCACCCGTCGTGCAGGAGCAGGATCCCCACAGCCGTCGGTACGTCGTGGGTTTCGTGATGCCCGCCGATGTCAGCGCCGAGGACCTCCCAGATCCAGTGGACTCCAAGGTGCACACCCGCCGGGTGCCGGCCGAGACCGCCGCCGCGGTGCGTTTCTCCGGACGCTGGTCGCGCCGCTCCTTCGAGAAGCGGACCGAGCAACTGCTCGCCGCCTTGGACTCTGCCGGTCTGGATGTGGTCGGTGCCCCTCGGTATGCGCGTTTCGACCCGCCCTGGACGCCGTGGTTCCTGCGAAGGAATGAGGTCGTGGTCCCGGTGGCACCCGGACCTGGTCGGGCTCAAGGGAAGCGTTGA
- a CDS encoding formylglycine-generating enzyme family protein, which translates to MTVTGTAPGLVHLPGGTFLMGSDAHYPEEAPTHRVRVDAFSIEAVPVTNARFAEFVRATGHVTVAERPVDPTDFPGAPAQNLVPGSLVFTPTTGPVDLRHLSQWWTWTPGASWSAPEGPGSSVKRRPDHPVVHVAHEDARAFVDWAGLDLPTEAEWEYAARGGLEGMAFTWGDEARPGGRIMANTWDGPDFPWRSTKESGYTRTSPVGSFPPNGFGLHDMAGNVWEWTDDWWTSRHPEDAASPCCVPDNPRGGDVEASYDARQPQFRVGRKVIKGGSHLCADSYCLRYRPAARRPQMVDTGMSHVGFRCVRHQAPGA; encoded by the coding sequence ATGACCGTGACCGGGACCGCGCCGGGGCTCGTCCACCTTCCGGGAGGGACGTTCCTGATGGGCTCCGACGCCCACTACCCGGAGGAGGCGCCGACCCACCGGGTGAGGGTCGATGCGTTCTCGATCGAGGCGGTCCCGGTCACCAACGCGCGCTTCGCGGAGTTCGTCCGGGCCACCGGCCACGTCACCGTCGCCGAGCGACCGGTCGACCCCACCGACTTCCCGGGCGCGCCGGCCCAGAACCTGGTCCCGGGCTCACTGGTCTTCACGCCCACCACCGGACCGGTCGACCTGCGGCACCTCAGCCAGTGGTGGACGTGGACCCCCGGCGCCTCCTGGAGCGCGCCGGAGGGACCCGGCAGCTCGGTCAAGCGACGTCCGGACCACCCGGTGGTACACGTCGCCCACGAGGATGCCCGGGCGTTCGTCGACTGGGCCGGACTCGACCTGCCGACCGAGGCCGAGTGGGAGTACGCCGCTCGCGGCGGCCTCGAGGGCATGGCGTTCACCTGGGGAGACGAGGCACGCCCTGGCGGTCGGATCATGGCGAACACCTGGGACGGCCCGGACTTCCCGTGGCGGAGCACCAAGGAGAGCGGTTACACCCGCACCTCGCCCGTCGGCAGCTTCCCGCCGAACGGCTTCGGACTCCACGACATGGCCGGCAACGTCTGGGAGTGGACCGACGACTGGTGGACCAGCCGCCACCCCGAGGACGCGGCGTCGCCCTGCTGCGTGCCGGACAACCCGCGCGGCGGCGACGTCGAGGCGAGTTACGACGCCCGGCAGCCGCAGTTTCGGGTCGGACGCAAGGTGATCAAGGGCGGCTCCCACCTGTGCGCCGACTCCTACTGCCTGCGCTACCGACCGGCGGCGCGTCGGCCGCAGATGGTCGACACCGGCATGAGCCACGTCGGCTTCCGGTGCGTGCGCCACCAGGCGCCGGGTGCCTGA